CCTGCACGATCGCAAACAAAAATTGCGCATAGTCGAAACGCGGCCGACTTCGCCGGAACGCCGCGAGGCTGCGCTGCGCCCAATCCAGCGTCAGCCGGTGCGCTTTGGCCGCATAGGCATAGTCACAAGGATAAGGCGCGCATTCATCCAGCACCATCATAATGTCTGAGCCCAGATCGCGCTGAATATCCACCACCTTTTCCGGAGAAAAAAAATGATGCGATCCGTCCAGATGAGATCTAAAGTGCACTCCCTCCGAGGTGATCTTGTTCAATTCCGACAGACTGAAAATCTGATATCCGCCGCTGTCGGTCAGCATGGGCCGGTGCCAACTGCTAAAAGCCTGCACGCCGCCGGCCCGGCGCACCAGCTCCTCTCCCGGCCGCAGATAGAGATGGTAGGTGTTGCCCAAAATGATCTGACTGCGGATCTGAAGCAACTCCAGCGGTGAGAGGGCTTTGACGCTGGCTTGAGTGCCCACGGGCATAAAAACCGGAGTACGGATAACGCCATGGTCCGTATGGAGAATGCCTGCTCGGGCGTTGCTGTGTCGGTCTGTTTTTAACACTCGAAAAAACATCGATTCCATCGATCCGGCAACCTTAGCCGCTCTGGTTAGATTACTGCATTACAACTTCCAGCGCTTTTTCTGCGCTGTCAACCGCAGAGATCAATATCCGGTTCTGGCGGGTGATCCCTTTTTGATTCCCCTTGGGTACCACCGCACGCCGGAATCCCATCTTTTCCGCTTCACTCAACCGGCTGTCGATCTGAGAGACAGAGCGAAGCTCGCCGCTCAAGCCGACTTCGCCCAACAGAATCGTCTGAGGATCCAGCACTCGGTTGAGCATGCTGGAGGCGATGCTCGCCAGGATGCCCAGATCAGCGGCGGTCTCGTCGATGCGCAGACCGCCCACCGCGTTGACAAAGACATCCATGACCGCGACATGATAGCCCAGTCGCTTTTCCAGCACGGCCAACAGCATCTGCACGCGTTTATAATCCAGACCGTTGGCCGTTCGCTGCGGCAATCCATAGCCGCTCGCGCTCACCAACGCCTGCACCTCCACCAAAATCGGCCGCGTACCCTCCATAGAACAGACCACCGCTGAACCGCTGGCCTCGGTGCGTCGTTCGG
This portion of the bacterium genome encodes:
- the tgt gene encoding tRNA guanosine(34) transglycosylase Tgt; protein product: MESMFFRVLKTDRHSNARAGILHTDHGVIRTPVFMPVGTQASVKALSPLELLQIRSQIILGNTYHLYLRPGEELVRRAGGVQAFSSWHRPMLTDSGGYQIFSLSELNKITSEGVHFRSHLDGSHHFFSPEKVVDIQRDLGSDIMMVLDECAPYPCDYAYAAKAHRLTLDWAQRSLAAFRRSRPRFDYAQFLFAIVQGSVYEDLRSESVHRLIDMDFPGYAIGGLSVGEPKQAMYEMTELCCRSLPPNKPRYLMGVGKPEDLLEGIERGIDMFDCIMPTRNGRNGTAFTSHGQIVIKNAKFREAFQPLDPECDCYTCRTFTRAYLRHLFQAEELLVLRLISLHNVYFYIRLMDAARQAIWQGRFRAFKKRTLEKLSSGHTP